In the Burkholderia cenocepacia genome, one interval contains:
- a CDS encoding phosphate acetyltransferase, whose protein sequence is MHVRGGRRGHPDVIVRLHAIGTSPETIDGNQTTSPGPAPESVHVILAKGQSMTELRTHQKYEALIARCRALRPVTVAVAHPCDEVSLHAAAAAARAGIVVPVLVGPVARITMLAATLGVDLSGYRLVDAPHSHASAARAVELVRAGDAQALMKGSLHTDELLAEVVRADTGLRTGRRLSHVFVMDVPTYPKPLFITDAAVNIRPTLEQKADIAQNAIDLAHALGIARPKVAILSAVETVSSKLPSTLDAAALCKMAERGQITGALLDGPLALDNAISPEAARLKHLDSAVAGDADILLVPDLEAGNMLAKELTFLANADAAGIVLGARVPVILTSRADSERTRLASCAVAALVAAAARATATPVTAAAIAADAH, encoded by the coding sequence GTGCATGTCAGGGGTGGGCGTCGCGGCCATCCGGATGTCATCGTGCGGCTTCATGCTATCGGGACTTCACCTGAAACGATTGACGGAAATCAAACGACGTCGCCCGGTCCCGCACCAGAATCCGTTCACGTGATTCTTGCGAAGGGGCAGTCGATGACCGAGTTGCGCACGCATCAGAAATACGAAGCGCTGATTGCGCGTTGCCGCGCATTGCGCCCGGTGACGGTCGCGGTCGCGCATCCCTGCGACGAGGTCTCGCTGCACGCGGCGGCTGCCGCCGCGCGGGCCGGTATCGTCGTGCCCGTGCTGGTCGGCCCGGTGGCGCGCATCACGATGCTCGCCGCGACGCTCGGTGTCGACCTGTCTGGCTATCGGCTCGTGGATGCGCCGCACAGTCATGCATCGGCGGCACGCGCGGTCGAGCTGGTGCGCGCGGGCGACGCGCAGGCGCTGATGAAGGGCAGCCTGCACACCGACGAGTTGCTGGCCGAGGTGGTGCGCGCCGATACGGGATTGCGCACCGGGCGGCGCCTGAGCCACGTGTTCGTCATGGACGTGCCGACTTACCCCAAGCCGCTGTTCATCACCGACGCGGCCGTCAATATCCGTCCGACGCTCGAACAGAAGGCCGACATCGCGCAGAACGCGATCGATCTCGCGCATGCGCTCGGCATCGCCCGGCCGAAGGTGGCGATCCTGTCGGCGGTCGAGACGGTCAGCTCGAAACTGCCGTCGACGCTCGACGCGGCCGCGCTGTGCAAGATGGCCGAGCGCGGCCAGATCACCGGCGCGTTGCTCGACGGGCCGCTCGCGCTCGACAACGCGATCAGCCCGGAAGCGGCGCGGCTCAAGCATCTCGATTCCGCGGTCGCGGGCGATGCGGACATCCTGCTCGTGCCCGACCTCGAGGCCGGCAACATGCTCGCGAAAGAGCTGACGTTCCTCGCGAATGCCGATGCGGCCGGCATCGTGCTCGGCGCGCGCGTGCCGGTGATCCTGACGAGTCGCGCGGACAGCGAACGCACGCGCCTGGCGAGCTGCGCGGTCGCGGCGCTCGTCGCGGCGGCGGCGCGTGCCACGGCGACGCCCGTGACCGCCGCGGCGATTGCGGCCGACGCACACTGA
- a CDS encoding DUF4142 domain-containing protein has protein sequence MNRFPPISRLALSAAGLLLVAVTATAQTAQPAPAASAAPAATATRIHEADQTFITDGTKTVSTQHDAARIADSRTSDSQVKAFAQRVSTDDAKIIQAMRAASPRGVDVPANDPDTTVLNSIKSLRGAEFDKAYIEQVALAGQQKTISAFQAEIASGRDAKLKEVARQALPILQAHYADAQKLAQRHHLASAQ, from the coding sequence ATGAACCGCTTTCCCCCCATTTCGCGCCTTGCCTTGTCTGCCGCCGGCCTGCTTCTCGTCGCCGTGACGGCGACCGCGCAAACCGCGCAACCGGCACCCGCGGCATCCGCCGCGCCGGCCGCGACTGCGACGCGCATCCACGAAGCCGACCAGACCTTCATCACGGACGGCACGAAGACCGTGTCGACCCAGCACGACGCCGCGCGCATCGCCGATTCGCGCACGTCGGACAGCCAGGTCAAGGCGTTCGCGCAACGCGTGTCGACCGACGATGCGAAGATCATCCAGGCGATGCGCGCGGCGAGCCCGCGCGGCGTCGACGTGCCGGCCAACGACCCGGACACGACCGTGCTGAACAGCATCAAGAGCCTGCGCGGCGCCGAGTTCGACAAGGCGTACATCGAACAGGTCGCGCTCGCCGGCCAGCAGAAGACGATCTCGGCATTCCAGGCCGAAATCGCATCGGGCCGCGACGCCAAGCTGAAGGAAGTCGCACGCCAGGCGCTGCCGATCCTGCAGGCGCACTACGCGGACGCGCAGAAGCTCGCGCAGCGTCATCACCTCGCATCGGCGCAGTAA
- a CDS encoding Txe/YoeB family addiction module toxin: MSVRRVLFTSDAWDDYVYWQGQDRKTLKRINQLIRETQRTPFEGIGKPEPLKANLSGFWSRRIDDTNRLVYEADDLQLSIVSCRYHYE; this comes from the coding sequence ATGAGCGTACGTCGCGTGCTCTTTACTTCCGACGCATGGGATGACTATGTCTACTGGCAAGGACAGGATCGCAAGACGCTCAAGCGCATCAACCAGCTCATTCGCGAAACCCAGCGCACGCCGTTCGAAGGCATCGGCAAGCCGGAGCCGTTGAAAGCCAATCTCTCCGGCTTCTGGTCGCGCCGTATCGACGATACGAACCGCCTGGTCTACGAGGCTGACGACCTTCAACTCAGCATCGTGTCCTGCCGCTACCATTACGAGTAG
- a CDS encoding LysR family transcriptional regulator: protein MLTHRHIEVFRALMVTGSTTRAAEMLYTSQPTISRELARMEQVVGFALFERAHGRLRPTMAALTLFDDVRLAYVGLERVAATAARLREFRDGQLSVIALPAFSHAILPGACRRFHDAHAGVSVSVATQESPVLEEWLTAQRYDLGLTEHDVAPAGTVLTPLLEVDEVCVLPDGHPLLAQDAIDLLDLVDRPFVSLSLNDPYRIMIDEAFAQLGVAPRSVVDTPSAVSVCAFVRQGLGAAIVNPLTALDFVGRGLHVRPLTRSFPYRVSVIVPEHRPKSLLVDAFADALRGEAKAIRRRLAAHLG, encoded by the coding sequence ATGCTGACGCACCGTCATATCGAGGTGTTCCGCGCGCTGATGGTCACCGGCAGCACGACGCGCGCGGCCGAGATGCTGTACACGTCGCAGCCCACCATCAGCCGCGAACTGGCGCGGATGGAGCAGGTCGTCGGCTTTGCGCTGTTCGAACGCGCGCATGGCCGGCTGCGCCCGACGATGGCCGCGCTCACGCTGTTCGACGACGTGCGGCTCGCGTATGTGGGGCTCGAACGCGTCGCGGCGACGGCCGCACGCCTGCGCGAGTTTCGCGACGGGCAACTGTCGGTAATCGCGCTGCCGGCGTTTTCGCACGCGATCCTCCCCGGTGCGTGCCGGCGCTTTCACGATGCGCATGCGGGTGTGAGCGTGTCGGTCGCGACGCAGGAGTCGCCGGTGCTCGAGGAGTGGTTGACCGCCCAACGCTACGACCTCGGACTGACCGAGCACGACGTCGCGCCGGCCGGCACGGTGCTCACGCCGCTGCTCGAAGTCGATGAAGTGTGCGTGCTGCCCGACGGCCATCCGCTGCTCGCGCAGGATGCGATCGACCTGCTGGATCTCGTCGACCGCCCGTTCGTGAGCCTGTCGCTGAACGATCCGTACCGCATCATGATCGACGAGGCATTCGCGCAACTCGGCGTCGCGCCGCGCTCGGTGGTCGACACGCCGTCGGCCGTATCGGTGTGCGCGTTCGTGCGGCAGGGGCTCGGGGCTGCGATCGTCAATCCGCTCACGGCGCTCGATTTCGTCGGCCGCGGCCTGCACGTGCGACCGCTGACGCGGTCGTTTCCATACCGGGTCAGCGTGATCGTGCCCGAGCACCGGCCGAAGAGCCTGCTCGTCGACGCGTTCGCCGATGCGCTGCGCGGCGAGGCGAAGGCGATCCGCCGCCGGCTCGCCGCGCACCTCGGCTAG
- the atpG gene encoding ATP synthase F1 subunit gamma: MHIREIRSKIASTSSTRKITKAMKMMARTKMASAQRRAREFRPYAARIGAMAERVLRDRPDHVSALMARRDTVRRVGLIVVSTDRGLCGPLNARLLVECVDALERWDRAGVACELSVIGARGLAPLVRHGATIAARASGLAAEPHFEQLLGALLVPLTAFVNGELDEVHVAYNRLTSPLAYEPRIDAMLPIIGLDTGADAPTDGAPASDYLYEPAPKPAVDTLLLRYVEATLYQAVVENYACEQCARMFSMQTATDNADRVLRELRHLYQKTRQAQITTELCEIVAGAAAV; the protein is encoded by the coding sequence ATGCACATACGCGAAATCCGCTCGAAGATCGCCAGTACCTCGTCCACGCGCAAGATCACCAAGGCGATGAAAATGATGGCGCGCACCAAGATGGCGAGCGCGCAGCGACGTGCGCGGGAGTTCCGTCCGTACGCGGCACGTATCGGCGCGATGGCGGAGCGCGTGCTGCGCGACCGTCCCGACCACGTGTCGGCACTGATGGCGCGGCGCGATACCGTGCGCCGCGTCGGCCTGATCGTCGTCAGCACCGATCGCGGGCTGTGCGGCCCGCTCAATGCGCGGCTGCTCGTCGAATGCGTGGATGCGCTCGAACGCTGGGACCGGGCCGGCGTCGCGTGCGAACTGAGCGTGATCGGCGCGCGCGGCCTCGCGCCGCTCGTGCGCCATGGCGCGACCATCGCGGCCCGTGCGAGCGGCCTGGCCGCCGAGCCGCACTTCGAGCAGTTGCTCGGGGCGCTGCTCGTGCCGCTGACCGCGTTCGTCAACGGCGAGCTCGACGAAGTGCACGTCGCATACAACCGGCTGACGAGCCCGCTCGCGTACGAGCCGCGCATCGATGCGATGCTGCCGATCATCGGGCTCGACACCGGGGCCGACGCGCCGACCGATGGCGCGCCCGCGTCCGACTATCTGTACGAGCCCGCGCCCAAACCGGCGGTCGACACGTTGCTGCTGCGCTACGTCGAGGCGACGCTCTATCAGGCCGTCGTCGAGAACTACGCGTGCGAGCAATGCGCGCGGATGTTCAGCATGCAGACCGCGACGGACAACGCCGACCGCGTGTTGCGCGAACTGCGGCACCTGTACCAGAAGACGCGACAGGCGCAGATCACCACCGAGCTGTGCGAAATCGTCGCCGGCGCGGCGGCAGTCTGA
- a CDS encoding DUF1653 domain-containing protein, with protein MTEQEAEQLATHRHYKGGLYRYIGVARHSETEESVVVYEHLWPHARGLWVRPEAMFNGNLEDGTPRFRKLRD; from the coding sequence ATGACCGAACAGGAAGCCGAACAGCTCGCGACGCACCGCCACTACAAGGGCGGCCTGTACCGCTACATCGGCGTTGCCCGCCATTCCGAAACCGAGGAATCGGTGGTCGTCTACGAGCATCTGTGGCCGCATGCGCGCGGGCTGTGGGTGCGGCCGGAGGCGATGTTCAACGGCAATCTCGAAGACGGCACGCCGCGTTTTCGCAAGCTGCGCGACTGA
- a CDS encoding GNAT family N-acetyltransferase, with product MTDASSFLEQPTLTGERVVLRPLGASDRQALLDAAADGELWNLKVTVVPGAQTVDAYIDTALQGRAAGTVMPFVIVDRASGRAIGSTRFWKIDRKNRKLEIGHTWLSESAQRTRANTEAKWLLLAYAFDTLRCVRVQFTTDELNEKSRAAILGLGAKQEGIVRHERIMPDGRKRNSVRFSIIDDEWPDVRTRLEAKLAT from the coding sequence ATGACCGACGCATCGTCTTTCCTCGAACAACCGACCCTCACCGGCGAACGTGTCGTCCTGCGCCCGCTCGGCGCATCCGACCGGCAGGCGCTGCTGGACGCTGCCGCCGACGGCGAGTTGTGGAACCTGAAGGTCACGGTCGTGCCGGGCGCGCAGACGGTCGACGCGTACATCGACACGGCGTTGCAGGGGCGTGCGGCCGGCACCGTGATGCCGTTCGTGATCGTCGATCGCGCGTCGGGCCGCGCCATCGGCAGCACGCGCTTCTGGAAGATCGATCGCAAGAATCGCAAGCTGGAGATCGGCCATACGTGGCTGAGCGAATCGGCGCAGCGTACGCGCGCGAATACCGAAGCGAAGTGGTTGCTGCTGGCCTATGCGTTCGACACGCTGCGATGCGTGCGCGTGCAGTTCACCACGGACGAGCTGAACGAGAAATCGCGCGCGGCGATTCTGGGGCTCGGTGCGAAACAGGAGGGCATCGTGCGTCACGAACGGATCATGCCGGATGGCCGCAAGCGCAACTCGGTGCGCTTCAGCATCATCGACGACGAATGGCCGGACGTGCGTACGCGACTCGAGGCGAAGCTGGCGACGTAA
- a CDS encoding type II toxin-antitoxin system Phd/YefM family antitoxin, whose amino-acid sequence MRTIHFSDARGNLKTVIDQVVDDADVTLITRRDAPNAVIMSQDYYDSLMETVHLLRSPANVAHLERSIAQLRKGKAKEHKLAEDDE is encoded by the coding sequence ATGCGCACGATTCATTTTTCGGATGCCCGCGGCAATCTGAAGACCGTCATCGACCAGGTCGTCGACGATGCGGACGTGACGCTCATTACGCGCCGCGATGCACCGAACGCCGTCATCATGTCGCAGGACTATTACGACAGCCTGATGGAGACGGTTCACCTGCTGCGCTCGCCAGCCAACGTCGCTCACCTCGAACGTTCGATCGCGCAACTGCGCAAGGGCAAGGCGAAAGAACACAAGCTCGCCGAGGATGATGAATGA
- a CDS encoding GNAT family N-acetyltransferase, with product MPAATPATLRFSTDKRELDIDAIFDFLHRDAYWSQGIPRDVVERAIEGSLCFGAYVGDRLVGFARLVTDHATFAYLCDVFVLPAERGNGYGRALIDHIFAQEMVQRLRRIMLATTDAHALYRPVGFGPPANPERLMEIRRPDIYTKR from the coding sequence GTGCCCGCAGCCACCCCCGCCACGCTGAGATTTTCCACCGACAAGCGCGAACTCGACATCGACGCGATCTTCGACTTCCTGCATCGCGACGCGTACTGGTCGCAGGGCATCCCGCGCGACGTGGTCGAGCGGGCGATCGAGGGTTCGCTGTGCTTCGGCGCGTATGTCGGCGACCGGCTTGTCGGGTTTGCGCGGCTCGTCACCGATCACGCGACGTTCGCGTACCTGTGCGACGTGTTCGTGTTGCCGGCCGAACGCGGCAACGGCTACGGCCGCGCGCTGATCGACCACATATTCGCGCAGGAGATGGTGCAGCGCCTGCGCCGCATCATGCTCGCGACGACCGACGCGCACGCGCTGTACCGGCCGGTCGGTTTCGGTCCGCCCGCGAACCCCGAGCGGTTGATGGAGATCCGCCGCCCCGACATCTACACGAAACGCTGA
- the lysA gene encoding diaminopimelate decarboxylase, translating into MSLDSRQLAALAQQYGTPLWVYDADVIRDRIAQLRQFDVIRYAQKANSNVHILKLMRDEGACVDAVSLGEIERSLAAGFSPGGEPEGVVFTADLIDRPTLAAVLEHGVTVNAGSLDMLARIGEHAPGHRVWLRVNPGFGHGHSNKTNTGGPQSKHGIWIDDVPRAIEIVRQYGLKLVGIHMHIGSGVDYGHLSQVCDAMVDLVTSLGHDIDAISAGGGLSIPYRDGEPRVDVGHYFSQWDAARKRIERHLGHPVRIEIEPGRFLVAEAGTLVTEVQAVNRRPKHDFVLIDAGFNDLMRPSMYGSYHAVSVHAHDGALPAGRPLVDLAIAGPLCESGDVFTQDAGGAVTHRKLAQPQIGDLLFLHDAGAYGASMSSNYNSRPLAPEVLVDRGTPRLIRRRQTIGELLALETFE; encoded by the coding sequence ATGTCCCTCGATTCCCGCCAGCTCGCGGCCCTCGCGCAGCAATACGGCACCCCGCTGTGGGTGTACGACGCCGACGTCATCCGCGACCGCATCGCCCAACTGCGCCAGTTCGACGTGATCCGTTACGCGCAGAAGGCGAATTCGAACGTCCATATCCTCAAGCTGATGCGCGACGAAGGCGCGTGCGTCGACGCCGTGTCGCTCGGCGAGATCGAGCGCAGCCTCGCGGCCGGTTTCAGCCCGGGCGGCGAGCCGGAAGGCGTCGTGTTCACGGCCGACCTGATCGACCGCCCGACGCTCGCGGCGGTGCTCGAGCACGGCGTGACCGTGAACGCAGGCTCGCTCGACATGCTCGCGCGCATCGGCGAGCACGCGCCCGGCCACCGCGTGTGGCTGCGCGTCAACCCCGGGTTCGGCCACGGCCACAGCAACAAGACCAACACCGGCGGCCCGCAGAGCAAGCACGGCATCTGGATCGACGACGTACCGCGCGCGATCGAGATCGTGCGCCAGTACGGGCTGAAGCTGGTCGGCATCCACATGCACATCGGTTCGGGCGTCGACTACGGCCACCTGTCGCAGGTGTGCGATGCGATGGTCGACCTCGTCACGTCGCTCGGCCACGACATCGACGCGATCTCGGCCGGCGGCGGCCTGTCGATCCCGTATCGCGACGGCGAGCCGCGCGTCGACGTCGGTCACTACTTCAGCCAGTGGGACGCCGCGCGCAAGCGGATCGAACGGCATCTCGGCCACCCGGTGCGCATCGAGATCGAACCGGGCCGCTTCCTCGTCGCCGAGGCCGGCACGCTCGTCACCGAAGTGCAGGCCGTCAACCGTCGGCCGAAGCACGATTTCGTGCTGATCGACGCCGGCTTCAACGACCTGATGCGCCCGTCGATGTACGGCAGCTATCACGCGGTGTCGGTGCACGCGCACGATGGCGCGCTGCCCGCCGGCCGGCCGCTCGTCGACCTCGCGATCGCCGGGCCGCTGTGCGAATCGGGCGACGTGTTCACGCAGGATGCCGGCGGCGCGGTCACGCACCGCAAGCTCGCGCAGCCGCAGATCGGCGATCTGCTGTTCCTGCACGACGCGGGCGCGTACGGCGCGTCGATGTCGTCGAACTACAACAGCCGGCCGCTCGCGCCGGAGGTGCTGGTCGATCGCGGCACGCCGCGGCTGATCCGCCGCCGGCAGACGATCGGCGAATTGCTCGCGCTCGAAACGTTCGAGTAA
- a CDS encoding HAD hydrolase-like protein, with protein MTYRLIAFDFDGTLADSLDSFLAALSEASRLHGFRDATPELRPALRGMSARDIIRALDVPMWKVPRVTIDMRRLMRPRIANVRLFPGVDETFDALAARGIRIAIATSNTEEIVRDRLGPRAGARVDHFACGIPLFGKARRLRALVHEAGVRADEVLYVGDEIRDADAARRARIAFQGVAWGYTAPDALQAHCATPLLPRLDALLDRV; from the coding sequence ATGACCTACCGCCTCATCGCCTTCGACTTCGACGGCACGCTCGCCGATTCGCTCGACAGCTTTCTCGCCGCGCTGTCGGAAGCGTCGCGCCTGCACGGCTTTCGCGACGCGACGCCCGAACTGCGCCCCGCGCTGCGCGGCATGTCGGCGCGCGACATCATCCGCGCGCTCGACGTGCCGATGTGGAAAGTGCCGCGCGTGACGATCGACATGCGCCGCCTGATGCGGCCGCGCATCGCGAACGTGCGGCTCTTTCCCGGCGTCGACGAAACGTTCGACGCGCTCGCCGCGCGCGGCATCCGCATCGCGATCGCCACGTCGAACACCGAGGAGATCGTGCGCGACCGGCTCGGCCCGCGCGCCGGCGCACGCGTCGACCATTTCGCCTGCGGCATTCCGCTGTTCGGCAAAGCGCGCCGTCTGCGCGCGCTCGTTCACGAGGCCGGTGTGCGCGCCGACGAAGTGCTGTACGTCGGCGACGAAATCCGCGATGCCGACGCGGCACGGCGCGCGCGTATCGCCTTCCAGGGCGTCGCGTGGGGTTACACGGCGCCCGACGCGTTGCAGGCACATTGCGCGACGCCGTTGCTGCCGCGCCTCGATGCGCTGCTCGATCGCGTGTAA
- the atpC gene encoding ATP synthase F1 subunit epsilon has translation MKTSMKLDIVSVEAVLYAGDAHFVVVPGESGELGIYPHHAPLLTRIRPGVVTLVDAPTGEHRRLLVAGGVLEVSRDGVTLIADHALRTPELDELRAREARHAADDWRQRYAHENRRAFDFASARAELMEEIRRFFAMALRQQTPHDKPGSAG, from the coding sequence ATGAAGACGTCGATGAAGCTCGACATCGTGAGCGTGGAAGCGGTGCTGTATGCCGGCGACGCGCATTTCGTCGTCGTCCCGGGGGAAAGCGGAGAGTTGGGGATCTACCCGCACCACGCGCCGCTACTCACGCGAATCAGGCCCGGCGTCGTGACGCTCGTCGATGCGCCGACCGGCGAGCATCGCCGCCTCCTCGTCGCGGGCGGCGTGCTGGAGGTCAGCCGTGACGGCGTGACGCTGATCGCCGATCACGCGCTGCGTACGCCCGAACTCGACGAGCTGCGCGCACGCGAAGCGCGGCATGCGGCCGACGACTGGCGCCAGCGCTACGCGCACGAAAACCGGCGCGCGTTCGATTTCGCGTCGGCCCGCGCGGAATTGATGGAGGAAATCCGGCGCTTCTTTGCGATGGCGCTGCGGCAACAAACGCCGCACGACAAGCCGGGCAGCGCCGGCTAG